AAACaccacaaaaatttaaataaaacattcaatAAGTTTTCCACAAAGACCAAATAAAGATATAAcaggaaaaatagaaagagaagagtctaAATATAAGTATCAACTGTTATCTTATCTCCCTGGGGTCCTCCTTCTTCTTGATAACTCTACTGACAGCACTTTTCacttctttgtttctgagactgtAGATGAGTGGTTTCAGCATGGGGATCACAATGGTGTAGAAAACAGAAGCCACTTGATCCTTTCCCAAGGAGTAGGACTTCTTTGGTTTTAAATAAGTAAAGATGGTGGTGCTATAAAATATGGTGACTGCCAGAAGATGAGAGGCACAAGTGGAGAAGGCTTTTCGCTTTCCTGAAGTAGAACTGATTTTCAATATGGCAGAGAGAATGGATGTATAAGACATTGATATGgtgagaagagacaccattagAGTTGAGCTAGAGACAATGATTATTATCATTTCAATGGCATGGGTGTCATTGCAGGACAGGGCTAGTATTGCAGGTGTGTCACAGAAAAAGTGATTGATGGCATGAGAGCCACAGAAACTCAACCTGCTTAGACAGAGCATGTTGACAGATGAATCAAAAACTCCAATCATGTAGGAACAAGTAAGGAGGGCATGGCAACGTTTTTTAGACATAATAACTGGGTAGTGTAGAGGGTTGCATATAGCTATATACCGGTCATAAGccatggaggaaagaagaaaacactcaGCACCAGCAAACATGACGAAAAAGTACAACTGAATAAAACAACCCATAAAGGAAATGTTCTTTACGGAAGTCAGTAAGTTCTCTAATGTTTTAGGTGTGATGACAGTTGAGTAACTGAGATCAAGAAATGatagatgggaaaggaagaaatacattGGAGTGTGAAGCTGGGCATCTAGATGAATGATACATATCATGCCTGTGTTCCCCAGGACAGTGACCAAGTATATTAGGAGAAACAGCACAAAGAGTGCCAGTTGGGTCTCCTTGGAACTCATCAATCCTGTGAGGACGAAGTCAGGTTCATCTGTGTGATTCCAGGTGTTCATGGTGAACGATCCTAAACTGATGAGAAATCAAAAGTGATGTTAGTAATAGCTGTGTTTGGATTAATATCCTCTTAATCAAGAATCTGTGCTTGAAAAGACAAAGCAGCCCAAGGCAGAAGGTCAACTTGATCTAAAACAGGTGGCCTCTGATATTTTCACCATTTGTAGGGGCCTGAAATCACAGTCTTTCAAGATTACTTAGGTTTAAATAATTCTTGccaataaaaatgaaggaaaacaagGATGGTGTGTCTACTTAAAAGTTCCGAGAataagccgggcgttggtggcgcacgcctttactcccagcactctggaggcagaggcaggcggatatctgtgagttcgaggccagcctggtctacaaagggagttccaggacaggctccaaagctacagagaaaccctgtctcgaaaaacaaaaacaaacaaacaaaaaaaaaaagttcctagaATATAACAGGACCTTTGTGTACACACAAGTTGTAAAGTGCGTGTGTTGAAGTAGGGGTAGAACATTAGCATTATACTTTACAAGgtgaagaagataaaagaaatcaTTCCTTGTCACAAACACAAGTTTTTCAGTGTATGATAGAAAACAccaacatttaatatttattttgagcTTGAAATGATAGAAGATGGCATTTCACTTCATCATCTCTGTTCTACTTCCTTTTACTTAAAATTTGAACTTAAAGttgaaatacaattgaaatggtACAACATATAACTGTTCACCTAGTGAATTTAtacatcttttctcttttttatgctCTTTCTTTTCAGTTACCTCATAACTATGAGGGGAAACAGTTTTCACATTATAAAGTCAAAAAATATGAGGtcttaaaagaaaatcaatcacAAAGGATTATTTCATTCTCTAGACATTTAAGGTAGGACATATTATTTGTTTGTCAATGTGGTATATTAAAGTTTCCAATGTTACTTTATgcttatgagtgttttgcctgaatgtaggTTTATGCACCATGTTAGTACAGtgtgtggggaagggagagaaggatgtcagaacctctggaactgtagttactgTTAGTTATGATCTGCTAGGTGGGTACTCTGAATTAAACTCAAGTTATCgagaagaacaaccagtgttcttaacaacCGATCTATCACtttatatctttaattaaaaTCTTAATAATTACTTTTATGGAGCTAAAGCTAATAGTTTGAATTAAGCATTTTGAAGTATAAATATGATATATCCCAAAATTAGAGGAAAGTTTTTGTTCACAGTGCTATCCTTGCTGATCAGTTTtaatattcatgtgtatgtgacACCACAAATATTATAGTTACCtacatgtttcattttttaaaaatggagctaGGAAAAGTTGCTTCAAGGAAGAACAATTAAAGCACTGTGATTCTTCCCAGGTTCTTAACCAAGTACTTtatatcattttaaagaaatcataATCAGGCTAATCAATAATAACTAATCAATAATAGTGGGTAACATTTATAGCATATAATTTAGCTCCCCTTTATTCACAAAACCATtgaacatattatatataaatttcaattttcatttacATTATTGTGGTAAATTAGAATTATAGATATTATAATACTTGATCAATCTAAACCTAATAAACTATACTTCAATACATTTATATTGAGTGCAAACCCTAACTTTGACAacactacatttttattttgcaaataccAACACTGTACATTATATGatctaaataaaatgttctagaaACATCTAAACTTGAGGATACTTATTGTGAGTGAAGGATTGTCAGGATATGTCTTCCTCAACTATAGTTGAGAAATGTTTCAACATTAAAATTTTCTAGTGTATAAATTATAAAAGCTTTTAAATGCCTTGTACTTTTCCATAAcataatgtttgtttttcttgggttggttatttttagatttttgtgcatttattttttattaaaaattttcaatgaAAACAACCTAcatgaaattttgttttattctgggcaaatgaaatttttaattagaaactGGTCTCCAAGATATGTCAAATACTTAAACTCACAATAGAGTAATGGATTGCCTCTCATCCTGTTGTGACAAAGCACCTCATATAACCAACACGGAGGATCATTCAACAGGAGACTGTCCTTAGGGAACAATTTCCAGGGGAATGTGCTTGGCACACTTTCCATGTCAAAAGTTCAAGGGCAAATGAGCAATGGTTTGTTCTCTCAGAATCTCTATTATGAACTTCACTCTCACTTGGTCTTCTGTCCTCATCAAAAAGTTAACTGACATAATAGAGTTTTTACATTgcataataattaaataaggtCCTTTTTTAGGGTGAGATGAAATGttctagaaataattattttaaacttcatgtaaaaataaatataattctttattgtgaggatttaaaagcatatttttttctcataagaGTAGACACATTAATCAGAAAAAACTAAAGTACAACATATTTCTCAAAAGTAAGTAATTCAAAGTCAAATTTATTCTTGATATTTTTCtaacataattttaatttgtctcaattattttctctttgtggGTACATAATACTAATGGAgcacacatttatatatttactcaatttttttttgttttgttttttgaaacagagtctctctgtttaacagtcctcctggctgtcctggcatctACTTTGTTGATCATGCTGGGttagaactcacaaaaatctaccAGCCTCTgtttaccaagtgctgggattaaagatgtataccaccaccgcctggctatttacttaattttattatacTAGAATCAATATTATAACCtcagtttatatttaaaattacaaaaagaaagtTAGTAAATGTTGTAAAGAGTTTTTGAATAGTACACAGCATTTGTGTATACAAGGTATgtgatatatacatttatttatatagtagGGAGCAGTTTTACAGTATTTATAGAGTaatatttatttagtaatttatttGTGCTTAGTAATATTTATATAACAATCAATATAGTAAGGAGGAAGCAACTCAGGTCAACTAGCATTGTCTTATACTTTCATCATTTCAATATGTCCACaaattgcatttaaatttttGCAATTTGGTAAGTTTTTTGATAGAAATGTAAAGTACAAATAATGGTGCtctgaacataattgaacaaatgcttttgtagtatgattaaaaatattttgaatatattcccaaaagtggaattgctggatcatgaggtaggttgattcccagttttctgagaaaccgccacactgatttccaaagtagttacacaagtttgcattcctccCAGCAATGGATGATTGTTACtcttgctccacaacctctccagcataagctatcattagtgttattgattttagccactctgacaggtgtaagatggtatctcaaagttgttgtgatttgcatttccctgatagcttagaaagaaaaacatgttcttaagtatttttttggccatttgaaattcttctattgagaattctgtttaattcagtaaccgggaaacaacctagttgcccctcaactgaagaatggataaagaaagtgtggcacatctacacattagagtactactcagcagtaaaaaataatgacatcttgaattttgcatgcaaatggacggaattagaaaacatcaacctgagtgagttaacccagacccaccaaaaaaacaaatatggtatgtactcacttgtaattggatactagtcataaacaaagggcaacgagcctatagttcacgatcctagagaaactaagtaataaggtgaacccaaagaaaaacatatatagaccaaCATGGAAATAAGAATTAGGCAAtaaagccgggcaatggtggcgcacgcctttaatcccagcactcgggaggcagaggcaggcggatctatgtgagttcgagaccagcctggtctacagagctagttccaggacaggctccaaagccacagagaaaccctgtctcgaaaaaccaaaaaaaaaaaaaaaaaaagaattaggcaataaTTTGGGAGCAGGGGGACAGGGgctagaaggaaggggagaagggtggttgaggagaacttgagggagtgggatagttgagatggaggaaggacagatatgagagcaaggaaagagatattttgattgagggaaccattatggagttagcaagaaacctggcactagaaaaatgcccaagaacctacagggatgaccccagctaagaccctaagcaatagaggagagggtgtctgaactgaccttaacctgtagtcagactgatgattatcttaaatatcaccatagaaccttcgtccaacaacagatgggaacagaggcaatgacctatatcggagcactggactgagctcccaagatccaactgAAGAGTGGACGGAGTGAGattatgagcaaggaattcaaaaccatgagggggtcatccactgagagaGTTTGCTTGAGCCAATGAAAGCTCACCAACTCCCAACTGGattgggagtgaatgagcatgggaacaatcaagcccctctgaagggggttgacagctggggcagactgaggggccactgatagtgacactagGATGTGTCTCTATTGCATGaaccggcttcatgggatcctattttTTGGGGTGTAAactttgctcaacctagatgtagtatggagggctttggactttccacaaggcagggtgCATGGCACTTTCTTAGGGTTGGAGGGTTTggggggagggtatgtggagggaaagggaggggactgggagaaggggagtagtgggaatttggattggtattttttaagtaataataaaaacgaaagaaaggaaaaaaagaaaggtaaaatacaGCAATGACTCTAAATATACATGATCAGAAGAATTTTACTCAATTTCTTTTCATTGACAGATTTGTTTCCTCTGTAAGGCctgaaatattttcttgaattaaagtaaattaaaagttattactttctatattatatataaaaatatactttaaagatggtGAAAAATGCAAGCTTCAAGAATAGCTATGCCTAACAGCAACATCACTAAGATATTCCACATCTAACACACTGAGTGGAAAAGTAGTATTGTTTTAAAGTTTGATACAACATATTTTCAACTGAGTGTCTTTTCTCACTGTTCAACaactagaaaaaatataataTCCTAGTGGTGTGGCACACAGTGTAAATATTGTAATCTTCATCATCTAGTATGGGAAAGAGTAAGAGATCTGGAGTAGTAAAGCAAAAGACGTGactgaataatagaaatagacaAACTTGTGAAAGTCAGCACTGCAGGGcatagaagtaaaagaaaaatggaatacaAATGGGTGGAAAGTGCCTAAAGTAGCTAAATATCTTAAAAGACCATATAaggatatttaaatataattttggcAGCTAAAACATGTTACTCTcatgaagagaaataaaacaactaTGTCTTTCACTCCTGGGTACAGACAGGTGGTATAATGTCAATCACAAGAAGCAGAGTAATAgacataaacatttattaatatgaattaatattaatattgaaaTTACTTGCATAATAATGCAATAATACACATGAATACCAACACGTATTTTTATAAGAATGAACATTAATTCTCTTTATGAGATacttatttgaaatataatattgCAATAACTACAAAAGAGATATCTATAATTTAGATCATAAGCATAGCATATAATTTTTTGGTCACACAATCCCTCATTATATTCCTTCACAAAGGAAGAACAAATTGAAGCTACAATGGCAGAaggaatatatttatatagagtTTTGCTAGATGCAGTGCATCAGTAAAGTATTTTAAGACTATCCTAGAAATGCAATTTTAACACAATTAAACAATGTTATAGAGCTCTATAATAAtgccaaataaatataaaaataaatataggtaGAATTTTACTAAATGTACATCACTCTGCACAAT
This genomic window from Chionomys nivalis chromosome 2, mChiNiv1.1, whole genome shotgun sequence contains:
- the LOC130870153 gene encoding olfactory receptor 8H1-like; protein product: MNTWNHTDEPDFVLTGLMSSKETQLALFVLFLLIYLVTVLGNTGMICIIHLDAQLHTPMYFFLSHLSFLDLSYSTVITPKTLENLLTSVKNISFMGCFIQLYFFVMFAGAECFLLSSMAYDRYIAICNPLHYPVIMSKKRCHALLTCSYMIGVFDSSVNMLCLSRLSFCGSHAINHFFCDTPAILALSCNDTHAIEMIIIIVSSSTLMVSLLTISMSYTSILSAILKISSTSGKRKAFSTCASHLLAVTIFYSTTIFTYLKPKKSYSLGKDQVASVFYTIVIPMLKPLIYSLRNKEVKSAVSRVIKKKEDPREIR